The region TTGGCGATAGTGGTGGCGCTGCTGGCAAATTTAAACCCCTGGGGGATAGTTGTTTCCGGGTTCTTTTTTGCGGCATTGGTTACCGGTGGTAATACTATGCAGCGCATGGAGGGCGTACCCTTTGCCTTAGTGGATGTTATTTTAGGGTTGACCATTATTTTTGTTATCAGCCGAGTTGTTTACAGGAGATGGAGGGATAAGCAGTGCTAGAACAAATATTGACAACAGGGTTCTTGGTAAGCTTGTTAGCAGGCGCGGTAAGAATGAGCGTGCCAATTCTTCTGCCAGCAATCGGCGAGATATTTACCCAACGGGCCGGGATTCTCAACCTAGGTTTAGAAGGCATAATGCTAATGGGGGCGCTGGGCGGCTTTGTGGGCGCATTTTTTACAGGCAGCCTTTGGATTGGTGTAGCGCTGGCGGTGGTTGTGGGTATGTTGTTTTCAGTTATCATGGCTGTTTTAAGTGTGACCATTAGGGCAGACCAGGTAATTGCCGGTGTGGCGCTAACTATATTGGGGACTGGTTTATCCACTTTCTTATTTAGAGTAATTTTTGGCATTCAAAAGTTGCCCCCTGCAATTGAGCCCTTTGAGGCCATATCAATACCCGTATTATCTAACATTCCTATCTTGGGGCCGGTGTTGTTCCAGCATAATATTTTAGTTTACCTTACCTTTATCTTGGTGGTGCTTAGCGCCATTGTCCTGAAGAGAACAACCTTTGGCCTTAAAGTGCGGGCGGTGGGGGAACATCCCCAGGCTGCCGACTCTAAAGGCATTAATGTTTATTTAATACGTTATATTTGTGTGGTTATCGGCGGAGCCTTTGCCGGTTTAGGCGGAGCATTTCTTTCCATTGGCTACATGAATACTTTTTTAGACCAAATGAGCGCCGGCAGAGGTTTTATTGCAGTGGCGGTGGTGATATTTGCCAGATGGAATCCCTATCGGGCGGTTGGCGGAGCCTTTGTGTTTGGTTTAGCCAGTGCGTTACAACTGAGATTACAGGCATTGGGCGTACCGATACCGCACCAGTTTTTATTGGCACTCCCTTATGTTTTAACCATCTTGGTGTTAATCAGTGTTTCTAAAAAGGCGGACTTTCCCAGTGCATTTACGTTACCCTATAACAGAGGTGAACGTTAGTGCGAAAAGGGCTAATTATATTAAGCGTCACCATAGCAATGGTGCTAGTGGTTAGCGTATTTAGTAACGCACGCCCAAAACCAATGACAGAGGAGAACGCAATCAAGCAGGTGGAAGGCTTTATTCAAGCGGTAAATGATAATAATCCTGCTGAAGTTTATAAATACTTGTCCCCTGATATTAAAGAGTTAATTGATCAGCAGGGTTTTGAGCGGAACTTTGCCAAAGAACGGTCGTATCCGTACCTCACGCCTTTATTTCTGTATTTGGATAAGCTGGAACTCAGTGAAGATAAACAGTCCGGCACTGTAGAGTGCATAGTGGCAGCCAGACTGCCGGGGCAACGGATGAACTTTACAGTTGTTTATGTTAAAGATAACTACTATCTGGTTGCCTTCCGAGATATTGCAGACGGAAGTTTTATAGAGAAATTTGATAAATTGTAGCAATGGGAGGTGTTCGCAGTGAAAAGGGATTATCAACTGCGGGTTAATGGCAAAGAGGTAACGGTTAATGTGTCTGCTACCACCACATTAATTGAAATACTAAGAGACCACCTGCAGCTAACGGGAACTAAAGAGGGATGCGGTAAGGGTGAATGCGGTGCTTGTACCGTGCTATTAAACGGCGAACCGGTTAATTCCTGTTTGGTATTGGCAGCCCAGGCAGATGGCCAAGATGTTATTACTATAGAAGGTTTAGAAT is a window of Peptococcaceae bacterium 1198_IL3148 DNA encoding:
- a CDS encoding ABC transporter permease, which translates into the protein MLEQILTTGFLVSLLAGAVRMSVPILLPAIGEIFTQRAGILNLGLEGIMLMGALGGFVGAFFTGSLWIGVALAVVVGMLFSVIMAVLSVTIRADQVIAGVALTILGTGLSTFLFRVIFGIQKLPPAIEPFEAISIPVLSNIPILGPVLFQHNILVYLTFILVVLSAIVLKRTTFGLKVRAVGEHPQAADSKGINVYLIRYICVVIGGAFAGLGGAFLSIGYMNTFLDQMSAGRGFIAVAVVIFARWNPYRAVGGAFVFGLASALQLRLQALGVPIPHQFLLALPYVLTILVLISVSKKADFPSAFTLPYNRGER
- a CDS encoding (2Fe-2S)-binding protein, with amino-acid sequence MKRDYQLRVNGKEVTVNVSATTTLIEILRDHLQLTGTKEGCGKGECGACTVLLNGEPVNSCLVLAAQADGQDVITIEGLESDRKANKLQQAFVDVGAVQCGYCTPGMIISSKALLDKNPQPSREIIREALSGNICRCTGYTKIIDAVEKASVKALKEE